One window of Geotoga petraea genomic DNA carries:
- a CDS encoding nucleotidyltransferase family protein, which produces MDKYKIISILRDNISFIKNKYGISKIGIFGSYSKNTQTDNSDIDLIIKFEKPIGLKYFELIDFLEEKLGKNVDVITEKGLEQIRIKSVSDSIRNEITYV; this is translated from the coding sequence ATGGATAAGTATAAAATCATCAGTATATTAAGAGATAATATTTCATTTATCAAAAATAAATATGGAATATCAAAAATTGGTATTTTTGGTTCTTATTCTAAAAACACCCAAACAGATAATAGTGATATAGATTTGATAATTAAATTTGAAAAACCTATAGGTCTTAAATATTTTGAATTAATTGATTTCTTAGAAGAAAAATTAGGGAAAAATGTTGACGTTATAACTGAAAAAGGATTAGAACAAATAAGAATAAAAAGTGTTTCTGACTCCATAAGGAATGAAATTACATATGTCTAA
- a CDS encoding heavy metal translocating P-type ATPase yields MPKQIIKLDGLDCANCATKIEENIKNIDTVKNANLNFVTKTVTVESENDELDEIKKIVNKYEPDVKVYRKEDKIKSNNKEIKMKIIKFSISAILFILGWIFINREVSTYLFLSSYILSGYTVVFKAIKNIINGNFFDENFLMTIATIGAIGINEIPEAAGVMIFYEIGELFQSIAVDNSRKSIASLMDIRPDHANLIDGHSIKTLSPEELKINDVILVKPGEKVPVDGIILDKETKVNTTALTGESKPKTLKKSEEILSGYINLSHTIKVQVTKPYSESTVSKILDMVENAASKKAKTEKFITKFSKIYTPIVVFSAIALAFIPPLFIGNFSEWFYRGLLFLVISCPCALVVSIPLGYFAGIGTLSKKGVLVKGGNYLEALKNIQKIVFDKTGTLTHGVFEVNKIITKNDFTKEEIIKYAAYSEEHSNHPIALSIKKLYKDKIKTDKIKSNEDISGHGIISEIEDKKIIIGNEKIMKKHNIKYEKSDDFGTIIYIAINNLFAGYFVISDKIRKEAKETINYLNKNQIKTIMLTGDNEISAKHIAKELNIDSYHSELLPNDKVNILEKELGNKTTAFVGDGINDAPVLTRSDVGISMGGLGSDAAIEASDVVIMDDKINKIIDSIKISKKTSKIIWQNIVFILLIKIVFLSLGATGNANMWQAIFADVGVALLAIFNSLRIKY; encoded by the coding sequence ATGCCTAAACAAATTATTAAACTCGATGGCCTTGATTGTGCTAACTGCGCAACTAAAATAGAAGAAAACATAAAAAATATAGATACTGTTAAAAATGCAAACCTTAATTTTGTTACTAAAACAGTTACCGTTGAATCTGAAAATGATGAGTTAGATGAAATCAAAAAGATAGTAAATAAATACGAACCAGATGTGAAAGTATACAGAAAAGAAGATAAAATCAAATCAAACAACAAAGAGATAAAAATGAAAATTATAAAATTTTCTATCTCTGCAATTCTTTTTATACTTGGATGGATTTTCATAAATAGAGAAGTTTCTACTTATTTATTTTTATCTTCTTATATACTATCTGGTTATACTGTAGTTTTCAAAGCAATAAAAAATATAATAAATGGAAACTTTTTCGACGAAAATTTTCTAATGACAATAGCAACAATCGGAGCCATCGGTATAAACGAAATCCCCGAAGCTGCCGGAGTTATGATATTTTACGAAATAGGTGAGCTTTTTCAATCAATAGCTGTGGATAATTCAAGAAAATCAATAGCTTCTTTGATGGATATCCGCCCTGATCACGCTAACCTTATAGATGGCCATAGTATAAAAACATTATCTCCAGAAGAGCTAAAAATAAACGATGTTATATTGGTAAAACCAGGGGAAAAAGTACCTGTGGACGGAATAATATTAGACAAAGAAACAAAGGTAAACACAACTGCTTTAACTGGTGAATCAAAACCAAAAACTCTAAAAAAGAGCGAAGAAATATTGAGTGGATACATAAACCTTTCACATACAATAAAAGTCCAAGTAACTAAACCATACTCAGAATCAACTGTATCAAAAATATTGGATATGGTAGAGAATGCAGCTTCTAAAAAAGCAAAAACTGAAAAGTTTATAACAAAATTCTCAAAAATCTACACACCAATTGTCGTATTCTCTGCTATTGCACTAGCGTTTATTCCACCTTTATTTATAGGGAATTTTTCAGAATGGTTCTACAGAGGACTTTTATTCTTAGTAATATCTTGTCCTTGTGCTTTAGTTGTATCAATACCTCTTGGGTATTTCGCTGGAATCGGTACTCTTTCAAAAAAAGGAGTTCTTGTTAAAGGCGGGAACTATCTCGAAGCTCTTAAAAATATACAAAAAATAGTTTTTGATAAAACAGGTACTTTAACACACGGTGTTTTTGAAGTAAACAAAATCATAACAAAAAATGATTTCACAAAAGAAGAAATAATAAAATACGCAGCTTATTCAGAAGAACATTCAAATCACCCAATAGCTCTATCTATAAAAAAGTTATATAAAGATAAAATTAAAACAGATAAAATTAAATCCAACGAAGACATATCTGGACATGGAATAATTTCAGAAATAGAAGATAAAAAAATAATAATAGGCAATGAAAAAATCATGAAAAAACATAATATAAAATATGAAAAATCAGACGATTTTGGAACTATAATATATATTGCAATAAACAATTTATTTGCTGGATATTTTGTTATTTCAGACAAAATAAGAAAAGAAGCAAAAGAAACTATTAACTATTTAAACAAAAATCAAATAAAAACAATAATGCTGACTGGTGATAACGAAATATCCGCAAAACATATAGCAAAAGAACTAAATATAGACTCATACCATTCAGAACTTCTACCAAATGACAAAGTGAATATTCTTGAAAAAGAACTAGGAAACAAAACAACTGCCTTTGTAGGAGATGGAATAAACGATGCACCAGTTTTAACCCGATCAGATGTTGGAATATCCATGGGTGGTCTAGGGTCAGATGCTGCAATAGAAGCATCGGATGTTGTAATCATGGATGACAAAATAAACAAAATAATAGATTCAATAAAAATATCCAAAAAAACATCAAAAATCATCTGGCAAAATATTGTATTCATACTTTTAATAAAAATAGTCTTTCTATCCTTAGGAGCTACCGGAAATGCAAACATGTGGCAAGCGATATTTGCAGATGTGGGAGTTGCTCTACTTGCAATTTTCAATTCTTTAAGAATAAAATATTAA
- a CDS encoding GNAT family N-acetyltransferase gives MTMKITRPKKEDEKEILELFETTIKKAFKDEGIKEDEQGMKEEIVSKKQSLKKDFQTNGRERYFLIAKKDNKIVGTVSFGKSNDLINKITNNEYKDIWELATVYVLPEYQGKSIGKKLFNSIILSMMARGIEEFCLDSGYKKARDHWTKKLGEPTIVEKNYWGKNAHHMIWKRKIEDISIEI, from the coding sequence ATGACAATGAAAATAACCAGGCCAAAAAAAGAAGATGAAAAAGAGATTTTAGAACTGTTTGAAACCACAATTAAAAAAGCTTTTAAAGATGAAGGCATCAAAGAAGACGAACAGGGAATGAAAGAAGAAATAGTATCAAAAAAACAATCTTTGAAAAAAGATTTCCAAACAAATGGAAGAGAAAGATATTTTCTTATCGCAAAAAAAGATAACAAAATAGTTGGTACTGTCTCTTTTGGAAAAAGCAACGATCTAATAAATAAAATTACAAATAATGAATATAAAGATATTTGGGAGTTGGCAACTGTTTACGTACTTCCAGAATACCAAGGAAAGTCAATAGGCAAAAAACTGTTCAACTCAATTATCCTTTCAATGATGGCAAGAGGAATAGAAGAATTCTGTTTGGATAGTGGTTATAAAAAAGCTAGAGACCATTGGACAAAAAAACTTGGTGAACCTACAATTGTTGAAAAAAACTATTGGGGAAAAAACGCTCACCATATGATCTGGAAGAGAAAAATTGAAGATATTTCTATTGAAATTTAA